A DNA window from candidate division Zixibacteria bacterium HGW-Zixibacteria-1 contains the following coding sequences:
- a CDS encoding Rrf2 family transcriptional regulator: MMKFSTRARYGLRLMVELARELKKDRLVHLGKIAGITGVSENYLAQLAMSLKNDGLLIGVSGKKGGYYLSRPASEIKISEIIKAVAGPISLTDCVNNPDICLNSSFCEARMIWVIMSGSMIDILEKYSLEDLIDKEKLAEVVGDHSHLPLLFPDKLMAQAAGAKTDGCPVQNTGSGGL, translated from the coding sequence ATGATGAAGTTTTCGACAAGGGCCCGTTACGGCTTAAGATTGATGGTCGAACTGGCCCGTGAATTGAAAAAAGACAGGCTGGTGCATTTGGGAAAAATCGCCGGGATCACCGGCGTTTCCGAAAACTATTTGGCACAACTGGCCATGTCGCTCAAGAATGACGGGCTTCTCATCGGTGTCTCCGGGAAAAAGGGCGGGTATTATCTCTCTCGCCCGGCTTCAGAAATAAAAATATCGGAAATCATAAAAGCGGTCGCCGGACCGATTTCATTGACCGACTGTGTCAATAATCCTGATATCTGCTTAAACAGCAGCTTCTGCGAGGCCCGGATGATCTGGGTAATTATGAGCGGAAGCATGATCGATATACTTGAAAAATACAGCCTGGAAGATCTTATCGATAAAGAGAAACTGGCTGAAGTGGTGGGCGATCATTCACACCTGCCGCTTCTATTCCCCGATAAATTAATGGCACAGGCAGCCGGAGCAAAAACCGACGGTTGTCCGGTGCAAAATACAGGTAGTGGAGGACTCTAA